A single Leptidea sinapis chromosome 2, ilLepSina1.1, whole genome shotgun sequence DNA region contains:
- the LOC126976426 gene encoding CCR4-NOT transcription complex subunit 9, with protein MMQSSMSAQQSPGNMQPVDREKIYTWILELCHPDTRENALLELSKKREVVPDLAPMLWHSFGSMAALLQEITNIYVAMIPPTLTAHQSNRVCNALALMQCVASHPETRTPFLQAHVPLFLYPFLHTVSKTRPFEYLRLTSLGVIGALVKTDEQEVITFLLTTEIIPLCLRIMENGSELSKTVATFILQKILLDDSGLSYICQTYDRFSHVAMILGKMVLSLAKEPSARLLKHVVRCYLRLSDNPRAREALRQCLPDQLRDATFSACLQEDNSTKHWLAQLIKNLEAQPPPASPAQPSM; from the coding sequence ATGATGCAATCGAGTATGAGCGCACAGCAGAGCCCTGGTAACATGCAACCTGTGGATAGAGAAAAGATATATACCTGGATTTTAGAGCTTTGCCATCCAGACACTCGTGAAAATGCTCTTTTAGAACTGAGCAAAAAACGAGAGGTTGTGCCAGATTTAGCTCCCATGCTGTGGCATAGTTTCGGATCCATGGCCGCCTTATTGCAAGAAATCACGAACATTTACGTGGCAATGATTCCTCCAACATTAACAGCACATCAAAGCAATAGAGTTTGTAATGCACTTGCTTTGATGCAGTGTGTTGCATCCCATCCCGAGACTAGAACCCCATTTTTACAAGCGCATGTCCCACTGTTTCTTTATCCGTTTCTGCATACTGTCTCTAAAACGCGACCATTTGAATATTTACGTTTAACTAGTCTGGGCGTTATTGGAGCGCTTGTTAAAACAGATGAACAAGAAGTGATAACATTTCTCCTAACAACAGAAATTATACCTCTGTGTTTACGCATCATGGAAAATGGCTCAGAACTTTCTAAAACCGTAGCTACATTTATATTACAGAAGATATTACTTGATGACAGTGGCTTATCTTATATTTGCCAAACCTATGACAGATTCTCTCATGTGGCTATGATTTTGGGAAAAATGGTTTTATCATTAGCAAAAGAGCCATCGGCAAGACTTCTGAAACATGTAGTGAGGTGCTATTTGCGTTTGTCTGATAACCCACGAGCCAGAGAAGCCTTACGACAATGTCTACCCGATCAGTTAAGAGATGCAACATTCAGTGCCTGCTTACAAGAAGACAACTCAACTAAGCACTGGCTGGCTCAGTTGATCAAGAATCTTGAAGCTCAACCTCCCCCAGCAAGCCCAGCACAACCTAGCATGTGA
- the LOC126976169 gene encoding uncharacterized protein LOC126976169, with product MAAKSPTTSVKSREIIGGDQFSQRREVFEKYDTVFMPLPSPASPIPTYREVEPIITSNHGKTTTNFKRNTTGYSSMRESRNDERNHHDFRPRKYSDNFTSDLNSSDDVDYRYSTVERTRRLSKLRRDFLNSNIHEPNASPLARSGVRASMPANSGTVKYKIESPKIYKFPFAEPYLTPTPVRRVIVDLGPIDDYNGKENQNPEDENKHRSLPNDNGSPKIDHQKLFEELVKRYSPQRKPVDWTIPPTRPKIVGSVPKSTSSGENIIGQRDSPEKDEVFEKNEETVKLDQNNSHEINPHVEVLHNGNDKSLEYQRKNSDDKDEEREETDHVPELSPIKRQLSNSSRGVPMDKKLDLTMPELIDKMIEEGGSTNNKSTNKKVKRKRSFLDKLLGRNKGVKTQN from the coding sequence ATGGCCGCCAAATCACCCACAACGAGTGTGAAGTCACGAGAGATCATCGGTGGCGACCAGTTCAGTCAGCGGCGTGAGGTTTTCGAAAAATACGACACTGTGTTCATGCCGCTACCATCACCCGCGTCGCCTATTCCGACATACAGAGAAGTGGAGCCCATCATCACATCGAACCACGGTAAAACCACTACTAATTTTAAACGAAACACAACTGGATACTCAAGCATGCGTGAATCCAGAAACGACGAACGGAATCACCATGATTTCAGACCACGAAAGTATTCCGATAACTTCACGTCCGATTTGAATAGCAGTGACGATGTCGACTACAGATACAGCACTGTTGAGAGAACCCGACGACTTTCCAAGTTGAGACGAGATTTCCTGAATTCTAATATTCACGAACCGAACGCGAGCCCGTTAGCTCGAAGTGGCGTTCGCGCCTCAATGCCAGCTAATAGTGGCACTGTAAAATACAAGATTGAAAgtccaaaaatatataaattcccGTTCGCTGAACCGTATTTAACGCCGACGCCCGTGCGACGTGTTATCGTTGACTTAGGTCCTATTGATGATTACAACGGTAAGGAAAATCAGAATCCTGAAGACGAGAATAAGCATCGCAGTTTGCCAAATGATAACGGTTCACCCAAAATCGACCATCAAAAACTTTTTGAAGAGCTAGTCAAGAGATACTCACCACAACGAAAACCTGTCGATTGGACCATACCTCCTACACGTCCAAAGATCGTCGGTTCAGTGCCAAAATCGACATCTAGTGGTGAAAATATTATTGGCCAAAGGGATTCACCTGAAAAAGATGAGGTCTTTGAAAAGAATGAAGAAACTGTTAAATTAGACCAAAACAATTCGCATGAAATTAATCCACATGTAGAAGTATTGCATAACGGGAACGACAAGTCATTagaatatcaaagaaaaaacagtGATGATAAGGATGAAGAACGAGAGGAAACTGACCATGTTCCAGAGCTGTCACCAATAAAAAGACAATTAAGTAATTCATCTAGGGGCGTGCCCATGGATAAAAAGCTAGATTTGACCATGCCAGAGTTAATAGATAAAATGATCGAAGAAGGCGGAAGTACGAACAATAAAAGCACCAACAAAAAGgttaaaagaaaaagaagttTCTTAGATAAACTCCTTGGGCGCAATAAGGGTGTTAAAACTCAAAACTAA
- the LOC126976603 gene encoding putative glutathione-specific gamma-glutamylcyclotransferase 2, protein MFIFARAMWVFGYGSLIWKVDFKYELKITGFIKGYHRRFYQHSIDHRGVPNKPGRVVTLIPCKDHHARVWGVAYKIYNNDVEEVTNHLDFREKNGYSKITVMFHPNDNNIKPYEIIIYVAKEENESYAGPASIEEIAKQVISCEGPSGTNKEYVYNLAEATRQLVPDFHDDHLFSLEAAVRRLDPDL, encoded by the exons atgtttatttttgcaAGGGCTATGTGGGTATTCGGTTATGGATCGTTAATATGGAAagtggattttaaatatgaacttAAGATAACTGGCTTTATCAAAGGATACCATCGAAGGTTTTATCAGCACAGTATTGACCACAGAGGGGTTCCAAACAAG CCAGGGAGAGTTGTTACATTAATTCCTTGTAAAGACCATCATGCAAGAGTGTGGGGAGTAGCATATAAAATCTACAACAATGATGTTGAAGAAGTAACAAATCACCTAGATTTTCGAGAAAAAAATGGATATTCAAAAATAACTGTTATGTTCCATCCAAATGATAACAATATTAAGCCATATGAAATTATCATTTATGTAGCTAAGGAAGAAAACGAATCATATGCTG GTCCAGCCTCAATTGAGGAAATCGCGAAGCAGGTGATCAGCTGTGAGGGACCCAGTGGAACAAATAAAGAATATGTCTACAATTTAGCAGAAGCAACTCGACAACTTGTGCCGGATTTTCATGATGACCATCTGTTTTCCCTTGAAGCTGCTGTGAGGAGATTAGACCCTGATTTATGA